A genome region from Fodinibius salicampi includes the following:
- the dgoD gene encoding galactonate dehydratase — protein sequence MSTIEKIDLYKVPPRWLFLKITTSDGVVGWGEPVIEGKADTVAAAVKEFKEVLIGRNPGHIEDIYQTLYRGSFYRGGPILMSAISGIEQALWDIKGKTLGVPVYELLGGPVRDKMKVYSWVGGDKPSELIEAIRQRQEAGFRHVKMNAVGNVEWLETPKQISNIVQKIADIREHLGWDVSIGLDFHGRVRKAMAKNLVKELEQVKPMFIEEPVLSEHLEALKVISRCTTAPIATGERLFGRSGFRSLLENGYADIIQPDLSHAGGIWETRKIAAIAEAYDVAIAPHCPLGPISFASALQLDFCSPNALIQETSLGIHYHDDSMDLLDYLANPEVFEVENGYIKRNNLPGLGIEIDEEKVKEAAQEGHDWHNPVWRHEDGSISEW from the coding sequence ATGAGCACAATCGAAAAAATTGATCTCTACAAGGTTCCGCCGCGATGGTTATTTCTAAAAATCACTACTTCCGATGGGGTAGTCGGCTGGGGCGAACCAGTTATTGAGGGAAAAGCAGATACGGTTGCAGCCGCAGTGAAAGAATTCAAAGAGGTATTAATAGGTCGAAATCCCGGTCATATAGAAGATATTTATCAAACACTTTATAGAGGAAGTTTTTATCGGGGTGGCCCCATCCTGATGAGTGCGATTTCGGGTATTGAACAAGCACTCTGGGATATTAAGGGGAAGACACTCGGGGTTCCGGTCTATGAATTGTTAGGTGGCCCAGTAAGAGATAAAATGAAAGTATATTCTTGGGTTGGCGGTGATAAGCCTTCAGAATTGATTGAAGCTATACGGCAGCGTCAGGAAGCCGGTTTTAGGCATGTAAAGATGAACGCTGTGGGCAACGTAGAATGGCTTGAAACTCCGAAACAGATATCAAATATCGTTCAAAAAATAGCGGATATCCGAGAGCATTTGGGATGGGATGTCAGCATTGGACTGGATTTCCATGGAAGAGTTCGCAAGGCGATGGCTAAAAATCTCGTTAAAGAACTGGAGCAGGTAAAACCTATGTTTATTGAAGAACCGGTTTTGTCTGAACATCTGGAGGCCCTGAAAGTAATCTCCCGGTGTACCACAGCTCCCATTGCTACCGGCGAACGGCTATTCGGACGATCAGGATTTCGCTCACTTTTGGAAAACGGATATGCTGATATTATACAACCGGATCTAAGTCACGCCGGAGGTATCTGGGAAACCCGGAAAATTGCCGCCATTGCAGAAGCTTATGATGTGGCAATTGCTCCCCACTGTCCCCTCGGACCTATAAGCTTTGCCTCTGCCCTTCAACTTGATTTTTGCAGCCCCAATGCCTTGATACAGGAAACAAGCCTGGGCATTCACTATCATGATGACAGCATGGATCTGTTGGATTACCTTGCCAATCCCGAAGTATTCGAGGTTGAGAACGGCTATATAAAAAGAAATAACCTGCCTGGACTGGGAATTGAGATCGATGAAGAGAAGGTAAAGGAAGCTGCCCAAGAAGGTCATGATTGGCACAATCCGGTTTGGCGGCACGAAGATGG
- a CDS encoding glycoside hydrolase family 2 TIM barrel-domain containing protein — protein sequence MNIQSISIGTCMLFFSFVGNLIAQTSENNWENPEMIGENKITAHVDVIPFQNEEAAKEGNSRKSAYYQSLNGEWNFKWSRNPDKRPASFYKNDFDASGWSKITVPGSWQMQGFGTLLYTNTNYPFKKDPPNIPSDHNPVGSYKTTFSVPESWNERKVILHFGGVSSAMYVWVNGEKVGYSQDSKLPAEFDLTSYLQKGENTLSVEVYRWSDGSYLEDQDMWRMSGLQRDVYLYAKPKLNISDYHVSAELDSDFKDGLLALDIMVQNESDSNQNSEIGYQLHDSEGNIVASSNKSVSLEGEASATVSFSESINNVQRWSAEKPNLYTLLLNISGGSSEPEIISHQVGFRTVEIRDGQLQVNGEPVLLKGANRHEHDMVKGHTMSREDMLEDIKKMKRANLNAVRTAHYPHDPYWYELTDKYGLYVVDEANIESHGMGVYDYPEYGYRMSNELAEDPKWEKAHLQRISRMVERDRNHASVIIWSLGNEAGAGETFAKAYDMVHEIDGSRPVQYEQAWTDDYTDIVAPMYHRIHQMKEFVESGDPRPMILCEYSHSMGNSTGNLVDYWNLIENHKQLQGGFIWDWKDQGILSKLPNGSEYWAYGGAFGPEDTPSDGPFALNGILFTDGSPTPALEEVKKVYQYIKFLPTDLKNGVITIDNRYQFTNSDDFIFEWEILKNGDKITEGIIDLNTSIEAGDKKEVNIPIKNIEVDNTKEYFLNIYAKTKKETELIDKGYTLAREQFLLPFEHEVPKFSNKKNKELSVFESDEEIRIENDEFTIIFDRRKGFLKAYIYQGQHLIQDGLKPNFWRAPTSNDAGDGLPERASVWKNVEQHRNLMDINTETGPDGRIMISTHSVLKNTGSIFDADYIVYGDGSIQVQASFEAAADSLPELPRMGMSMELPGEFKNMEWLGRGPHENYPDRNTSAFVGHYSGTVLEQFVPYMTPQENGNKTGVRWMRLENDEQRGLIVKSLSEPLNINAHHYRTEDLEGELDYYYQVPTRDLVELHIDHKQRGVGGDNSWGNMPLDKYRLLDSRYSYDFIVKPIRK from the coding sequence ATGAATATCCAATCAATATCTATAGGTACCTGTATGCTATTTTTCAGCTTTGTTGGAAATCTAATTGCGCAAACATCAGAGAATAACTGGGAAAATCCTGAAATGATTGGTGAGAATAAGATAACAGCACATGTAGATGTTATTCCCTTTCAAAATGAAGAAGCTGCTAAAGAAGGGAATTCCCGAAAATCGGCCTATTATCAGTCGTTAAATGGAGAGTGGAACTTCAAATGGAGTAGAAATCCCGACAAACGTCCTGCTTCTTTCTACAAGAATGATTTTGATGCCTCTGGTTGGAGTAAAATTACTGTCCCTGGAAGCTGGCAGATGCAGGGCTTTGGCACCTTGCTTTATACAAATACAAACTATCCGTTTAAGAAAGATCCGCCGAACATACCTTCGGACCATAACCCAGTAGGTTCATATAAGACTACTTTTTCGGTACCCGAGTCCTGGAATGAGAGGAAAGTTATTCTGCATTTCGGTGGGGTCTCATCGGCCATGTATGTCTGGGTGAATGGCGAAAAGGTTGGATATTCTCAAGACAGTAAACTGCCTGCAGAATTTGACTTGACTTCTTATCTACAGAAAGGAGAAAACACCCTCTCTGTAGAGGTATATCGCTGGTCGGATGGGAGTTATCTTGAGGATCAGGATATGTGGCGTATGAGTGGACTGCAACGCGATGTATATTTATATGCTAAGCCTAAACTTAATATCAGTGATTATCACGTAAGCGCAGAGTTAGATTCGGATTTTAAAGACGGACTTTTAGCTCTTGATATTATGGTGCAAAATGAGTCCGACAGTAATCAAAATAGCGAGATTGGTTATCAACTCCACGACTCTGAAGGAAATATAGTAGCCTCATCAAATAAATCAGTTTCCTTGGAGGGAGAGGCTTCAGCTACCGTATCTTTTAGTGAGAGCATTAATAATGTGCAGCGGTGGTCAGCAGAAAAACCCAATTTATATACGTTGTTGCTTAATATTTCAGGGGGCTCATCAGAACCAGAAATCATATCCCACCAAGTTGGATTTCGGACAGTCGAAATCAGGGATGGACAGTTGCAAGTTAACGGGGAACCGGTACTTTTGAAAGGCGCTAACCGCCATGAACACGACATGGTTAAGGGACATACGATGAGCCGTGAGGACATGCTTGAGGATATCAAAAAAATGAAAAGAGCGAATCTTAATGCTGTTCGTACGGCCCATTATCCGCATGATCCGTACTGGTATGAGTTGACAGACAAATATGGACTTTATGTTGTTGATGAGGCCAATATTGAATCCCATGGAATGGGAGTCTATGATTATCCGGAATATGGATACCGCATGAGTAATGAGCTGGCAGAAGATCCAAAATGGGAAAAAGCTCATCTGCAGCGAATAAGCAGAATGGTTGAACGAGATCGCAACCACGCTTCTGTAATTATTTGGTCTTTGGGAAATGAAGCAGGAGCGGGAGAAACTTTTGCCAAAGCATACGACATGGTGCACGAAATCGATGGCAGTCGTCCCGTACAGTATGAACAGGCATGGACCGACGATTATACAGATATTGTAGCTCCCATGTATCATCGAATTCATCAGATGAAAGAGTTTGTGGAGTCCGGTGATCCTCGCCCCATGATTCTTTGCGAATATTCACATTCAATGGGAAATAGTACCGGTAATCTGGTTGATTATTGGAATCTTATCGAAAATCATAAACAGCTACAGGGAGGTTTTATTTGGGACTGGAAAGATCAGGGTATTCTTAGCAAGTTACCGAATGGATCGGAGTATTGGGCCTATGGAGGCGCTTTTGGTCCTGAGGATACACCCTCAGATGGTCCATTCGCTTTAAATGGGATTCTATTTACAGATGGATCTCCCACACCAGCGCTCGAAGAGGTAAAAAAAGTTTATCAGTATATTAAGTTTTTACCAACGGATCTTAAAAATGGAGTTATAACTATTGATAATCGGTATCAGTTTACGAATTCCGATGATTTTATTTTTGAATGGGAGATTCTTAAAAATGGAGATAAAATAACAGAAGGCATTATCGACTTGAATACTTCCATAGAAGCTGGTGATAAGAAAGAAGTAAATATTCCGATAAAAAATATAGAAGTAGATAATACTAAGGAATACTTCTTGAATATTTATGCAAAGACAAAAAAGGAAACAGAACTGATAGACAAAGGATATACTCTTGCCCGCGAACAATTCCTATTACCTTTTGAACACGAAGTACCTAAATTCAGTAATAAAAAGAATAAAGAGCTTTCAGTATTTGAGTCGGACGAAGAGATCCGCATTGAGAATGACGAGTTTACAATCATTTTTGACCGTCGTAAAGGATTTCTTAAAGCTTATATATACCAGGGACAGCACCTCATACAGGATGGGTTGAAGCCCAACTTCTGGAGAGCACCTACTAGCAACGATGCGGGTGATGGGTTGCCGGAACGAGCATCGGTATGGAAGAATGTTGAACAGCATAGAAATTTAATGGATATCAATACTGAAACCGGCCCGGATGGCAGGATTATGATCTCTACCCATTCTGTTTTAAAAAATACAGGCTCTATTTTTGATGCAGATTATATTGTCTATGGAGATGGTTCCATACAAGTGCAGGCTTCTTTTGAGGCGGCGGCTGATTCCTTGCCGGAATTGCCGAGAATGGGGATGAGTATGGAACTGCCCGGAGAGTTTAAAAATATGGAATGGCTGGGTAGGGGACCCCATGAAAATTATCCGGATCGTAATACGAGTGCATTTGTAGGGCATTACTCTGGTACGGTCTTAGAACAGTTTGTTCCCTATATGACGCCTCAGGAAAATGGAAACAAAACCGGTGTGCGCTGGATGCGATTAGAAAATGATGAGCAGCGAGGGTTGATAGTAAAAAGTTTATCAGAACCTTTGAATATCAACGCTCATCACTATCGTACAGAAGATTTAGAGGGAGAATTAGATTATTATTATCAAGTGCCAACACGAGACCTCGTAGAGCTCCATATTGATCATAAGCAGCGCGGAGTAGGCGGAGATAACAGCTGGGGAAACATGCCACTGGATAAATATCGTCTCCTGGATAGCCGATACAGCTACGACTTCATTGTAAAGCCAATTAGGAAGTAG
- a CDS encoding sodium/sugar symporter: MEFSTIDTIVFCGYALLIVGLGLWVSRDKKGHQKNATDYFLAGKSLPWWAIGASLIAANISAEQIIGMSGSGFAVGLAIASYEWMAAVTLIVVGKYFLPIFIEKKIFTIPEFVEQRFNTTLKTILAVFWIALFVFVNLTTVLYLGALALDTIMGTGDGSLMIYALIGLSAIAAAYSLYGGLAAVAWTDVLQVGLLVLGGFVVTIAGLYNVTPEGGVVNGLSHIYDVAGDKFTMILDRSNPEFDNLPGIAVLIGGMWVANLYYWGFNQYIIQRTLAAKSLKESQKGIIFAGFLKLIIPLIVVIPGIIVYVLFNQPEGTTQIPGVVDAFTQQDGSIQYDNAYPWLMKIFLTPGFLGLVVAALAAAIVSSMASMLNSVATIFTMDIYIPYVNQSATDRQTVNMGRISAAVALITAAFMAPQLDNVPQVFQYIQEYTGMVSPGILAVFLMGLFWKKTTAKGAIYGVLASIVIAVFLKTPAVQLPFLDQMFYTLISTIAIIAGVSLTTNPHDEDPKAIHTTADMFKTSPAFNIGAYVILILVAMLYAIFW; the protein is encoded by the coding sequence ATGGAATTTTCCACGATTGACACGATTGTATTCTGCGGCTATGCCTTACTCATTGTTGGGCTTGGCCTATGGGTTTCGCGGGATAAAAAAGGCCATCAAAAAAACGCCACCGATTACTTTCTGGCCGGCAAATCCCTTCCGTGGTGGGCTATTGGCGCCTCCCTGATTGCGGCCAATATATCGGCCGAACAAATTATCGGGATGTCAGGCTCCGGCTTTGCCGTGGGACTGGCCATCGCTTCCTATGAGTGGATGGCGGCAGTCACCTTGATTGTGGTCGGGAAATATTTCCTGCCAATCTTTATCGAAAAGAAAATTTTTACCATCCCGGAATTTGTCGAGCAGCGGTTCAATACCACCCTTAAAACCATTTTGGCGGTGTTCTGGATTGCGCTGTTTGTCTTTGTCAACCTCACGACGGTGCTTTACCTGGGCGCACTGGCTCTGGATACCATTATGGGCACCGGCGATGGGAGCTTGATGATCTATGCTCTTATCGGCTTGTCTGCCATTGCTGCGGCGTATTCGCTGTATGGAGGGCTGGCCGCGGTGGCTTGGACCGATGTGCTGCAGGTGGGGCTGTTGGTGCTGGGCGGGTTTGTCGTCACCATTGCCGGCCTGTACAACGTGACGCCTGAAGGCGGGGTTGTGAACGGGCTGTCCCATATCTATGATGTGGCAGGCGATAAATTTACGATGATTCTGGACCGATCCAATCCCGAATTCGATAACCTGCCCGGTATTGCCGTCCTGATCGGTGGCATGTGGGTGGCCAACCTGTATTACTGGGGGTTCAACCAGTATATCATCCAGCGAACGCTGGCCGCAAAATCGCTCAAAGAATCGCAGAAGGGGATTATCTTTGCCGGGTTTTTAAAATTAATTATCCCGCTGATTGTCGTCATTCCGGGTATCATTGTGTACGTACTGTTCAACCAGCCCGAAGGGACTACACAGATCCCCGGCGTCGTGGATGCCTTCACCCAGCAGGATGGAAGTATTCAATACGATAATGCCTACCCATGGCTGATGAAGATCTTTTTAACCCCGGGGTTCCTGGGATTGGTTGTCGCCGCACTGGCCGCGGCTATTGTTTCGTCCATGGCGTCCATGCTGAATTCGGTCGCCACCATATTTACAATGGACATCTATATCCCGTATGTCAACCAGAGCGCAACGGACCGGCAAACGGTGAACATGGGGCGCATTTCTGCCGCTGTGGCGCTGATTACGGCCGCGTTTATGGCCCCGCAATTGGACAACGTCCCGCAGGTATTCCAGTACATCCAGGAATACACCGGCATGGTGAGCCCGGGCATACTGGCGGTATTTTTGATGGGCCTGTTCTGGAAGAAAACGACCGCTAAAGGAGCGATTTATGGTGTATTAGCATCCATTGTTATTGCCGTATTCTTAAAAACCCCGGCGGTCCAGCTACCCTTCCTGGACCAGATGTTTTATACCCTTATTAGTACCATTGCCATTATTGCAGGGGTAAGCTTAACCACTAATCCCCATGACGAAGATCCGAAAGCGATCCATACCACCGCCGATATGTTTAAAACCAGCCCTGCGTTCAATATAGGGGCCTACGTTATTCTCATATTGGTGGCGATGCTATATGCCATTTTCTGGTAA
- a CDS encoding galactokinase — MQDIIQKITTEFTNRFGEDYTLIKSPGRVNLIGEHTDYNGGFVLPAAIDKSIILALSLNSTDECRLFSLDKQEAYEADIAGEIRKSEKAWPNYLLGVVDQLRKHDYEVSGFDCVFGGNVPIGAGMSSSAALEGGVLYGLRELFDLDIGPLEMAKMAQKAENEFVGVQCGIMDQFASLNGREGYAIKLDCRSLEFEYVPFSQEQVRIVLCDTGVRRELASSEYNVRREQCEEGVGVLQKFDASITSLRDVELAFLLRHQQELDPTVFKRCKYVVEENKRVIQAGKDLAQHDLEAFGQRMYQSHAGLRFAYEVSCNELDTLVDIARDTDGVYGARMMGGGFGGCTINLVDRAQVAAFTKRIKKEYAEKMGPEIDIYQTNVSRGTHVMAETQVDIRN, encoded by the coding sequence ATGCAAGACATTATCCAAAAGATAACCACGGAATTTACCAACCGCTTTGGGGAGGATTATACCCTGATTAAATCGCCCGGACGGGTGAATCTCATCGGCGAGCATACTGATTATAACGGGGGCTTTGTTTTGCCCGCCGCCATCGACAAGAGTATTATTTTGGCCTTATCGCTAAATAGTACGGATGAGTGTCGTCTTTTTTCGTTAGACAAGCAAGAAGCATATGAAGCGGATATTGCGGGAGAGATTCGAAAATCAGAGAAAGCATGGCCCAATTACCTGCTGGGCGTTGTAGACCAGCTTCGGAAACATGATTATGAGGTGAGCGGTTTCGATTGTGTGTTTGGCGGAAATGTGCCTATTGGGGCTGGCATGTCCTCCTCGGCTGCCCTCGAAGGCGGTGTACTGTATGGGTTAAGGGAACTATTTGATTTGGATATTGGCCCGTTGGAGATGGCAAAAATGGCCCAAAAAGCCGAAAACGAGTTCGTGGGCGTGCAGTGTGGGATTATGGATCAGTTTGCGAGCCTGAACGGCCGGGAAGGATATGCGATCAAGCTTGATTGCCGGTCCCTGGAGTTCGAATACGTGCCGTTTTCCCAGGAGCAGGTGCGAATTGTGCTGTGCGATACCGGCGTGCGGCGGGAACTGGCGTCCTCGGAATATAATGTGCGTCGCGAGCAGTGCGAGGAGGGAGTGGGGGTACTGCAAAAGTTTGACGCCTCAATAACAAGTCTTCGTGATGTCGAGCTGGCCTTCCTGCTCAGGCACCAACAAGAGCTGGATCCCACCGTCTTTAAGCGCTGCAAGTACGTGGTGGAAGAGAACAAAAGAGTAATCCAGGCCGGGAAAGATTTAGCCCAACATGACCTGGAGGCTTTTGGCCAGCGGATGTATCAGTCCCACGCCGGCCTTCGATTTGCGTATGAAGTCAGCTGCAACGAGCTGGATACGCTGGTGGATATCGCTCGCGATACGGACGGTGTATATGGGGCCCGAATGATGGGCGGAGGGTTTGGGGGCTGTACCATTAATCTTGTTGACCGGGCGCAAGTAGCGGCTTTTACCAAGCGTATTAAAAAAGAATATGCCGAGAAAATGGGGCCGGAGATTGATATATATCAGACGAACGTTTCCCGGGGCACCCATGTGATGGCCGAAACCCAAGTTGATATTAGGAATTAA
- a CDS encoding UDP-glucose--hexose-1-phosphate uridylyltransferase, whose translation MSLDLSNDPHRRYNPLTGEWIQVSPHRAKRPWQGKQEETPGEQKPKYDRECYLCPGNDRAGDARNPDYDSTFVFTNDFSALKPETPSESLNTSDLLIAQGEKGICRVICFSPRHDLTLPEMALPQIREVVDLWVEEYTQLGSREYINYVQIFENKGEIMGCSNPHPHGQIWAQQTIPDQPAKELKQQTQYYEEHGQTLLGDYLDLELERGTRVIVENDHFVVVVPYWAFWPFETLLISRRPFARFTDMSREEKEALADITKQLTVRYDNLFEVSFPYSAGFHPAPTDGNGYPQWHFHQHYYPPLLRSATIKKFRVGYEMLGTPQRDMTPEASAALLQEVSPVHYNER comes from the coding sequence ATGTCTTTAGATCTATCAAATGACCCACATCGTCGATATAACCCGTTAACAGGGGAGTGGATCCAGGTCTCGCCCCACCGGGCCAAGCGGCCCTGGCAGGGCAAACAGGAGGAGACGCCGGGCGAGCAGAAACCCAAGTATGATCGGGAGTGTTACCTGTGTCCCGGCAACGACCGGGCCGGCGATGCCCGGAATCCGGACTATGACTCTACCTTTGTATTCACCAATGATTTTAGCGCCCTGAAACCAGAGACTCCTTCGGAATCGCTCAATACCAGCGATCTGCTGATAGCCCAGGGAGAGAAGGGGATCTGTCGGGTCATTTGTTTCTCGCCCCGCCACGACCTGACCCTTCCCGAGATGGCCCTCCCGCAGATCAGAGAGGTTGTCGATCTTTGGGTGGAGGAATACACTCAGCTGGGCAGCCGGGAGTACATAAACTACGTGCAGATCTTTGAGAATAAAGGGGAGATCATGGGCTGCAGCAATCCGCATCCGCACGGACAAATATGGGCCCAGCAGACCATCCCCGACCAGCCGGCCAAAGAATTAAAGCAGCAAACACAGTACTATGAAGAGCATGGCCAGACCCTGCTCGGGGATTACCTGGATCTGGAGCTCGAGCGGGGCACCCGGGTGATCGTAGAAAATGATCACTTCGTGGTCGTCGTACCGTATTGGGCGTTCTGGCCGTTCGAAACCCTGCTGATAAGCCGCCGTCCGTTTGCCCGGTTTACCGATATGAGCAGGGAAGAAAAAGAGGCCCTGGCTGATATTACCAAACAGCTTACCGTCCGGTACGATAATCTTTTTGAGGTTTCTTTTCCCTATTCGGCGGGATTCCATCCGGCGCCCACCGACGGGAATGGGTATCCGCAGTGGCATTTCCACCAGCACTACTATCCGCCGCTGCTCAGGTCGGCGACCATCAAAAAGTTCCGGGTGGGCTATGAAATGCTGGGCACCCCCCAGCGCGATATGACGCCGGAAGCAAGCGCGGCCCTGCTGCAAGAAGTATCGCCGGTCCATTACAACGAAAGGTAA
- a CDS encoding 3-keto-disaccharide hydrolase encodes MLNRTIFTVTAFIIFTIFISVSVSCAQEQEMQPEDTEVWEPVPPKVDPGSFTKLPPPSDAVVLFDGANFDQWEHTDGGGKPEWKIEDDHMTVVAGTGSIQTKKDFGSVQLHIEWRSPEKIEGEGQGRGNSGVFFQNRYEVQVLDAYENETYVNGMAGSIYKQHIPEANVARKPGEWQSYDIVFIAPEFSDDGSLESPARVTVFWNGVLVQHDVELEGPTEYIGHPSYEAHGEAPITLQDHSNPVSFRNVWVRELDK; translated from the coding sequence ATGCTTAACAGAACAATCTTCACCGTTACCGCTTTTATAATTTTCACCATATTTATTTCCGTTTCTGTTTCTTGTGCACAGGAACAGGAGATGCAACCGGAGGATACCGAAGTATGGGAACCTGTCCCCCCTAAAGTTGATCCCGGTTCCTTTACAAAATTGCCTCCGCCGTCTGATGCAGTTGTTCTGTTCGATGGAGCCAATTTTGACCAGTGGGAACATACAGATGGAGGCGGTAAGCCGGAATGGAAAATTGAAGACGATCATATGACAGTGGTCGCGGGAACTGGTAGCATACAGACGAAAAAGGATTTTGGCTCAGTTCAGCTTCATATCGAATGGCGTTCTCCTGAAAAAATAGAAGGAGAAGGGCAGGGCCGGGGTAACAGCGGCGTATTTTTTCAAAACAGATATGAGGTACAGGTACTGGATGCCTATGAAAATGAGACCTATGTAAATGGAATGGCCGGAAGTATTTACAAACAGCATATTCCAGAAGCAAATGTGGCCCGCAAACCCGGTGAATGGCAGAGTTATGATATTGTATTTATCGCACCTGAGTTCTCTGATGACGGTAGCCTGGAGTCACCAGCCAGAGTTACGGTATTTTGGAATGGGGTACTCGTTCAGCATGACGTAGAATTGGAAGGTCCTACCGAATATATAGGTCACCCCAGCTATGAAGCCCATGGAGAAGCTCCTATAACGCTACAGGACCATAGTAATCCGGTTAGCTTTAGGAATGTTTGGGTACGTGAACTGGACAAGTAA
- a CDS encoding RNA polymerase sigma factor, whose translation MKGYRSDDKYEDWSCQRVWEQLQEGDLQALRSLFLRHHNHLFDYGMQITSDRFLVEDCIHNLFYRIWESRESLGEVISVRSYLWISFRRELFRSANSNEPEFLTNTIQSYTPEIGFETEEMMTVEERRGEWNSSLQTAMNNLSNRQRQAIYLKYFNGMGYDEIQQIMSINYQTARNYICSGIKALKIHFQHMDREKIPEQFS comes from the coding sequence ATGAAAGGTTACAGATCAGACGATAAATATGAAGATTGGTCCTGCCAAAGGGTTTGGGAACAACTCCAGGAAGGGGATCTGCAGGCTTTAAGGAGCCTTTTCCTGCGTCATCATAATCACTTGTTTGATTATGGAATGCAAATAACTTCTGATCGCTTTTTAGTCGAAGACTGTATCCATAATCTTTTTTATCGAATTTGGGAAAGCAGGGAATCTTTAGGAGAAGTGATCTCAGTTAGATCATATCTATGGATATCTTTTAGGCGTGAACTTTTCAGATCCGCAAATAGTAATGAGCCTGAATTCCTGACCAATACCATCCAGAGCTATACTCCTGAGATAGGTTTTGAAACGGAAGAAATGATGACCGTAGAGGAAAGAAGGGGAGAATGGAATTCCTCTTTGCAAACCGCGATGAACAATTTATCGAACAGGCAACGGCAAGCTATTTATTTGAAATATTTTAATGGAATGGGATACGATGAGATCCAGCAAATCATGTCCATCAATTACCAGACGGCTCGAAATTATATTTGCAGTGGAATTAAAGCTTTAAAAATTCATTTCCAACATATGGACAGAGAAAAAATCCCTGAACAATTTTCATGA
- a CDS encoding FecR family protein, translated as MKKTISSVEDLLSEPSFRRWAIGTASEEEAKKWDQWCRRKEINRRHAKEAQAEILGLQPDETDNNVSAENSWNNLVHKLSRNGNRLHRQVRPIVWGYRTAVLFLVIAITTFIVYQFNLNIVDHTEVKEIATKKISTEYGEQKTLSLTDGSQITLNANSSLKYPEKWQQNSKVKVQLTGEAYFSISTDDFSKGSEFVVSTPDGNVNVTGTRFVVETGKDNTQVVLEKGSVNIAQAQNDSGDNNQEMVELKPNQLISFSRFDNETNIRRVNPLIYTSWRNKELILESTPFSMVASRISKTYGVEIKASEKLLNRKLSGSINLKSLDNVMESLAEVMKIEVIKSGRTIYLNNNPKQS; from the coding sequence ATGAAAAAAACGATTTCCTCAGTTGAGGATTTACTTTCAGAACCATCATTCAGAAGATGGGCTATAGGAACTGCTTCAGAAGAAGAGGCAAAAAAATGGGATCAGTGGTGTCGCCGGAAAGAAATTAACAGGCGACACGCAAAGGAAGCTCAGGCAGAAATTTTGGGGTTGCAACCCGATGAAACCGATAATAACGTTAGTGCTGAAAATTCCTGGAACAATTTAGTCCATAAATTATCACGGAATGGTAATCGATTGCATCGGCAGGTACGACCAATAGTCTGGGGGTACCGGACCGCTGTTTTATTTCTTGTTATCGCTATCACAACTTTCATTGTGTACCAATTTAATTTAAATATCGTTGACCATACCGAGGTAAAAGAAATAGCTACTAAGAAGATCAGTACTGAATATGGAGAACAAAAAACACTGTCACTTACCGATGGTTCACAGATAACCCTGAATGCGAATTCTTCACTGAAATATCCCGAGAAGTGGCAGCAAAATTCAAAAGTAAAAGTTCAATTAACGGGCGAAGCCTATTTTTCTATTTCAACTGATGATTTTAGTAAGGGTTCAGAATTTGTGGTTTCTACACCGGATGGCAATGTAAATGTTACCGGAACCCGCTTTGTGGTAGAAACCGGTAAGGATAATACACAGGTAGTTTTGGAAAAAGGTTCCGTAAATATTGCGCAAGCCCAGAATGATAGTGGCGATAATAATCAGGAAATGGTTGAACTGAAACCGAATCAACTTATCTCTTTTAGCCGTTTTGATAATGAAACCAATATCAGAAGAGTTAATCCTTTAATCTATACCTCCTGGAGAAATAAAGAATTGATACTCGAAAGTACACCCTTTTCAATGGTGGCATCCAGAATCAGTAAAACATATGGGGTAGAAATAAAGGCCTCTGAAAAACTTTTGAACCGGAAACTTTCCGGATCTATAAACTTAAAAAGTCTTGACAATGTGATGGAATCTCTCGCAGAAGTAATGAAGATAGAAGTCATAAAATCAGGACGCACTATTTATTTAAACAATAACCCTAAACAATCCTAA